One region of Pseudoalteromonas piscicida genomic DNA includes:
- a CDS encoding alkaline phosphatase D family protein: MKTYTLTPAVLMLMSSVAKAQPEVHYESCKSTFNYLAAQYQGTTDKNNSGSQWCYLKQSIEGATWGHVRTETIPEFKTVTGKACKTPSEYQGEKFYGCTTRNHTAPWCYVEDGGWEECQPEAPPALLAHTQPLQSKRLDRVALGSCFKTKGDMPEALAKLIGQQPDLFLWLGDNIYADTTDMAVMRQKYDDKKNNSEYRKFLEAKIPVMATWDDHDFGWNNEGKHYPQKVNAQKEYLRHFDVDKADPRQNGQAGIYEAKMLGGSGETTHVITLDARYFRSPTFSSYGACEGESSTILGEAQWQWLEQELQKPSEIKLIASGIQVLPPLHQGRSKTNYCAYGDGKTFNAAIASLEETNMSGTSYESWAEMPAQRERLLRLVQKSVNEGKTKAVVFLSGDQHWGELLQKTIPASSTYGQAVNVYEVTASGFGQNWPYHIENPLRLPIYADDKGDGNFAKACQLPFKYAGVTYQGCITRDNDKPWCYTQVDDSQKGIEGEWGNCAPAGASIPTGRVGVISKDIARLTTSNRHLINKSGSNYGLIDIDWQNRELKMSIETANEEAVSTIIKF, from the coding sequence ATGAAAACCTATACTCTCACGCCAGCTGTGTTGATGCTCATGAGCAGCGTCGCCAAGGCGCAGCCCGAAGTTCACTACGAGTCTTGTAAGTCCACTTTTAACTATCTAGCCGCACAGTATCAAGGGACGACGGATAAAAATAATTCAGGTTCACAGTGGTGCTATTTAAAACAAAGCATTGAAGGTGCAACATGGGGTCATGTCAGAACAGAAACCATCCCAGAGTTCAAAACGGTAACCGGAAAAGCGTGTAAAACGCCATCGGAGTATCAGGGTGAAAAGTTTTATGGCTGTACAACCCGAAATCACACCGCACCTTGGTGTTATGTTGAGGACGGCGGCTGGGAAGAGTGTCAACCAGAAGCTCCGCCTGCGCTATTAGCTCACACTCAACCCTTACAAAGTAAGCGATTAGATAGAGTTGCGCTAGGCTCATGTTTCAAAACCAAAGGAGATATGCCCGAAGCGCTCGCTAAGCTTATTGGCCAACAACCGGACCTGTTTCTTTGGTTAGGGGACAATATTTACGCAGATACCACCGATATGGCAGTGATGCGCCAGAAGTACGATGATAAAAAGAACAATAGTGAGTATCGCAAGTTTTTAGAGGCTAAGATCCCAGTGATGGCGACTTGGGATGACCATGATTTTGGTTGGAACAATGAAGGCAAACATTACCCACAGAAAGTAAATGCACAGAAAGAATACTTGCGTCACTTTGATGTCGATAAGGCTGATCCAAGACAAAATGGTCAAGCTGGTATTTACGAAGCCAAAATGCTGGGTGGCTCGGGCGAAACCACGCATGTGATAACATTGGATGCCCGTTACTTCCGCTCTCCCACTTTTTCAAGTTACGGTGCGTGTGAAGGTGAAAGTAGCACCATATTGGGAGAGGCGCAGTGGCAATGGCTTGAGCAAGAGTTACAAAAACCTTCGGAAATCAAGCTTATTGCAAGCGGCATTCAAGTGCTGCCCCCGCTACATCAAGGCAGAAGTAAAACTAACTACTGTGCTTATGGAGACGGCAAAACATTTAATGCTGCCATCGCGTCATTAGAAGAGACAAATATGTCCGGGACAAGTTATGAGTCTTGGGCTGAAATGCCTGCGCAAAGAGAGCGCTTGCTAAGGTTAGTACAAAAATCGGTGAACGAAGGGAAGACTAAAGCCGTTGTGTTTTTGTCTGGCGATCAGCATTGGGGAGAGCTTCTGCAAAAGACAATTCCAGCAAGCAGTACATATGGTCAAGCGGTTAATGTCTATGAAGTGACGGCATCGGGGTTTGGTCAAAACTGGCCTTATCATATTGAAAATCCATTAAGGTTGCCGATTTACGCAGACGACAAAGGGGATGGCAATTTTGCCAAAGCATGTCAATTACCATTCAAATATGCAGGTGTAACTTATCAAGGTTGTATCACCCGAGACAACGATAAACCTTGGTGTTATACCCAAGTGGATGATAGCCAAAAAGGCATCGAAGGTGAGTGGGGCAATTGCGCGCCAGCTGGTGCCAGTATTCCAACCGGACGAGTTGGCGTGATAAGCAAAGACATCGCAAGGTTGACAACATCTAACCGCCATTTGATTAATAAATCGGGAAGTAATTACGGCTTGATAGATATTGATTGGCAAAATCGTGAACTGAAAATGTCTATTGAAACGGCAAACGAGGAAGCGGTTTCGACTATTATCAAATTTTGA
- a CDS encoding MgtC/SapB family protein, translating into MPDWINLDLALIWYHFYQIIFAFLLTLPLAINRESRSDSAGLRTFPLVAISCCAFILTSMDVFESHEAQARVMYGVITGIGFIGGGSIVKNDNSTHGTATAAGIWLTGAIGISSAYQRYEIAIVLSAVGFMVFRLLEPYKKPSSSQ; encoded by the coding sequence ATGCCAGATTGGATTAATCTTGATTTAGCACTCATTTGGTATCACTTTTACCAAATTATTTTTGCGTTTTTACTTACGTTACCCTTAGCAATTAATAGAGAAAGTCGCTCCGATAGCGCTGGGCTTAGGACATTCCCTTTGGTCGCCATTTCCTGTTGTGCATTTATCTTAACAAGTATGGATGTCTTTGAGTCACATGAAGCGCAAGCGAGAGTAATGTATGGTGTCATTACTGGAATTGGTTTTATTGGTGGCGGCTCAATTGTAAAAAACGATAATTCCACACATGGTACGGCAACCGCAGCGGGTATTTGGTTAACCGGGGCAATAGGGATCTCAAGCGCATATCAACGATATGAAATCGCAATTGTATTGAGCGCGGTCGGCTTTATGGTATTTCGCTTACTTGAACCTTATAAAAAGCCTTCAAGCTCACAATAA
- a CDS encoding YqaE/Pmp3 family membrane protein, with protein MDLLRIIIAILLPPLGVFLQVGLGGAFWLNILLTLLGYIPGIVHAVWVIARR; from the coding sequence ATGGATTTATTGAGGATCATCATCGCAATTCTGCTTCCACCACTTGGCGTGTTCTTACAAGTCGGTCTTGGCGGGGCTTTTTGGTTAAATATTTTGCTGACATTGTTGGGTTATATACCGGGAATTGTGCATGCAGTGTGGGTGATCGCCCGTCGGTAA